One window of the Oncorhynchus keta strain PuntledgeMale-10-30-2019 chromosome 31, Oket_V2, whole genome shotgun sequence genome contains the following:
- the LOC118364160 gene encoding cbp/p300-interacting transactivator 3-like has product MADHLIMPMNHSSAGGGLHGYRLGMNGGLQAGHQQHVVPQPGLRALPNGQMMHYGGGPQQQATMEVAMRQRQGMVGPVNRQPNGAQMGHHQITSSNMMYNNGQAQQQHHTQHHHMSQQQQAQQHPQQQQQYMNGGLTSQQLMASMHLQKLNTQYHGHPLGPMNGNHMGNGAAQYRICPAQLANMQQMAGPALALNGMDADMIDEEVLTSLVVELGLDRIQELPELFLGQNEFDFISDFVSKQLPSTISC; this is encoded by the coding sequence ATGGCGGATCATCTAATAATGCCCATGAACCACAGCTCTGCAGGTGGGGGCCTCCACGGCTACAGACTAGGCATGAACGGAGGCCTGCAGGCAGGCCACCAGCAGCACGTAGTGCCTCAGCCAGGCCTCCGAGCCCTGCCCAATGGCCAGATGATGCACTACGGTGGTGGACCTCAGCAGCAGGCCACCATGGAGGTGGCCATGAGGCAGCGGCAAGGCATGGTGGGGCCCGTGAACAGACAGCCCAACGGGGCTCAGATGGGCCACCACCAGATAACGTCTAGTAACATGATGTACAACAACGGGCAGGCCCAGCAGCAACACCACACCCAGCATCATCACATGAGCCAGCAACAGCAGGCCCAGCAGCACCCacagcaacaacagcagtatATGAATGGTGGTCTCACGTCCCAGCAGCTCATGGCCAGCATGCATCTGCAAAAACTCAACACCCAGTATCACGGACATCCACTGGGGCCCATGAACGGCAACCACATGGGCAACGGGGCAGCCCAGTACCGCATTTGCCCGGCCCAGCTGGCTAACATGCAGCAGATGGCCGGGCCGGCTCTGGCCTTGAATGGCATGGATGCGGACATGATTGACGAGGAGGTTTTGACATCCCTGGTTGTGGAGCTGGGCCTGGACCGCATTCAGGAGCTGCCCGAACTTTTCCTGGGCCAGAACGAGTTTGACTTCATCTCAGACTTTGTGAGCAAACAGCTGCCCAGCACCATCAGCTGCTGA